GCGTGGTGGCGGACCCACCGGCGAGGCGGTGCTCTCGCAGCCCTACGGCAGCCTCGACGGGCCCATCAAGATCACCGAGCAGGGCGAGGTGATGAGCGACAAGTACACCCTGCCCGGGCTCGGCCGCTTCAACCTCGAGGTCGCCCTCGCCGCCGTGCTCGAGGCGTCGGTGCTGCACCGCACGTCGCTGCTGCCGCAGGACGTCATCGACGGCTGGAACGGCACGATGGACCTCGTCGCCGGCCACGGCCAGACCGCCTATCGTGCCCTCGTGCGCGACCCCGGGCTCGTGCCCTTCTTCGTCGCCGCCACCCCCGTCGACGAGCTCGGCAAGATGAACATCGGCTCCCGCCCGGCCAAGCGCCCCGGCGGCGAGGGCGGCCTCGACGACCTGCGCGCCATCCCGTGGGTGTTCGGCTGGACCCAGTCGCGCATCATCCTGCCCGGCTGGTTCGGCGTCGGCTCCGGCCTCGAGGCCGCCCGCGAGGACGGCCGCGGCGAGACCCTGCGCGAGATGTACGGGTCGTGGGCGTTCTTCCGCACCTTCATGTCGAACGTGCAGATGACACTGGCCAAGACCGACCTCGAGATCGCCGCGAGCTACGTGCGCGAGCTCGTACCCGCCCACGCCGCAGGGCTCTTCGACGTCATCCGCGACGAGCACGAGCGCACGGTGCGCGAGGTGCTGCACGTCACCGGGCAGACCGAGCTGCTGCAGTCGGCGCCGATCCTGCGCCGCACCCTCGACCTGCGCGACACCTACCTCGCGCCCCTGCACGCCCTGCAGACCTCACTGCTGGCCCGGTCGCGCTCGCTGCCCGACGACGCGACGCCCGACCCCGACGTGCAGCGCGCGCTGCTGCTCACCATCAACGGCATCGCCGCGGGGCTGCGCAACACCGGCTGAGCCGCCCCGCCCTCATCCTTCACCGACCGCCGCGAGCAGCCGGCGGCCCTGGGCGAGCACGACCTCGCGCAGCTCGGGGGGCGACAGCACCTCGAACGGCCACGGGAGCAGGGCGATGTGCAGCGCCATGCCCGCGAGGTCGTTGCCGCCCGCCTCGAAGACGCAGTGGTCGGGCCCGTCGGCCGTCACCGTGCCGACCGACGGCGGCACCCGCTCGTCGACCTCCCGTCTCGGCGCCGCGATGCGCACCCGCGCCACGTGGTCGTAGCCCGACTGCGTGATCGAGCGCCGCACGAAGGTGGCCGCGTCGGGCGCCTCCCGCGGGCGGAAGCGCCACCCCCGGGCCCGGATGCCGTGCACCCGGTCGAGGCGGAACGTGCGCCAGTCGTCGCGGTCGAGGTCGAAGGCCATGAGGTACCAACGCCGCCCGGTCGACACGAGCCGGTACGGCTCGACCCGCCGCTCCCCCTCGCCGCGCGGGCCGACGTAGTCGAAGACGACCTGCTCGGTCTCGCGGACGGCCCGGGCCAGGGTCAGCAGCGTGCGCGAGTCGACGATGGGTCCGGTCGAGTCGAGGGTCACCGTCGCCTCGTGGATCGCCTCGACCTGCCCGCGCAGCCGCCCCGGCAGCACCTGGTCGAGCTTGGCCAGAGTGCGCACCGCCGCCTCGCCGAGCCCCTCGACCGTGCCGCCGGCGGCGAGGCGCAGACAGACCGCGACGGCGACCGCCTCGTCGTCGTCGAGCAGCAGCGGGGGCAGCCGTCGCCCGGCCCCGAGCTGGTAGCCACCGCCGGCCCCCTGCGCCGCGTTGACGGGGTAGCCGAGGTCCCGCAGCCGGTCGACGTCGCGGCGCACGCTGCGCGTCGTCACCCCTAGCCGCTCGGCCAGCTCGGTCCCGCTCCAGACCGGCCGTGACTGGAGGAGGTCGAGCAGGCGCAGGACACGTCTCGTGGGACCGCGCCCACCGGCATCCCGGCCCTGCGCCCCGCCGGGCACCCCGGGCACCCCGGGCACCCCGGGCACCCCGGGCAATCCATCGACATGGTCGCTCGTCATGCCCACACCCTCGCAGAGACTGCGGACAGGAACTGTCCTAGTTGGTCGAGAGAGTCGTGTCATGAACTCCACGACGGCCATCGACGTCAACGACCTGCTCGTCGAGCAGGTCGACTGGCACTGGCGGACCCAGCTGCGCCCCCGACTCGACGGGCTCACCGACGACGAGTACCTCTGGGAGCCGGTGGCCGGTATGTGGTCGGTGCACCCGCGCGGCCACGGGCGCACCGAGCTGCAGGGCGGCTCGGGCGACACGACCATCGACTTCGCCCACCCCGAGCCGACGCCCGCCCCGGTCACGACGATCGCGTGGCGCATCGCGCACCTCGTCGTCGGCGTCCTCGGGATGCGGGTGCACGGCCACTTCGGCGGGCCGCCCGTCGACTACCTCGGCTTCGACTACTCCCCGACCGCAGCCGGTGCGCTGGCCCAGCTCGACGAGCAGTACGCCGCCTGGCTCGCCGGCGTCCGCGGCTGGGGCGAGGAGGGTCTGCGCGAGCCGTGCGGCCCGGCCGAGGGACCCTGGGCCGAGCACTCCCGCGCCGACCTCGTCGCCCACATCAACCGCGAGCTGATCCACCATGGCGCCGAGCTCGCGCTGCTACGCGACCTCTACGCCCACCGCACGACCGAAACCCAGGAGAACTGACATGCCGTTCCACGTCCCACCCGTCGCCGACGAGCGCGAGGCCCTCATCGCCTTCCTCGACATGCAGCGCGACGCCTTCCCCGCCGCCGCCTACGGCCTCACCGAGGAGCAGATCCGCCTTGCACCGACCGCCGGCGCCCTGTCGATCGGCGGCCTCGTCAAGCACGTCACGACGTGTGAGCGCGAGTGGGCCGACCGCATCGCCGCCGCCCCCGAGGCGCCCACGGCTCCCGACGCCTCCGCCGAGGACCAGGAGCAGGCGTGGGGCGACGACTTCAGGGTCACCGACGACGACACCCTCGAGAGCCTGCTCGCCGCACTGGCCGAGGTGGGCGAGCGCACGCGCACCCTGCTGCGTACCGCCGACCTCGACGCCCCCGTCCCGGTGCCGCGCGACGCCCCGTGGTTCCCGCAGGACGTCGACGCGTGGTCGGTGCGCTGGGTGGCCATGCACGTCGTGGAGGAGCTGGCCCGACACGCGGGTCACGCCGACATCGTGCGCGAGTCCATCGACGGCGCCACGCTCTACGAGCTCGTGGCCGGGCGCGACGGCGTCCCCGAGACGCCGTGGCTCAGGCCGTGGCGCCCGCGCGAGGCCACTGCGCAGGACTGACCCCACCGCACCGGATGCCGGCCGGTCGACCCACGTCGCCCAGCCGGCTCCCAGCGCGCTCCCAGCGGCACCGACGCCCGGCGTTTGTACAGTGACGGCATGACGACGACGGCCACGGTGAACGTGCGGGGGCGGGTGCAGCGGTTCGTCGCGGCGCTCGACACCCACGAGCGCACCGCCGCCCCAGTCGCCGACCCGCGACAGCGGCGCGGCCTGCGCGTCGAGACCCTCATCGTGCTCGGCGTCTCCCTCGGCAGCTCGGCCGTTTACTCCGTGCTGCAGATCATCGACAAGCTGACCCGCGCCGCACCCCTGTCGGCCCAGACGACGTCGATGAACAACAGCCAGACGCCCGACCGGCCCTGGCTCGACCTCGCCTACCAGCTCGTCAACATCGCCATGCCGCTCGTACCGGTGCTGCTGGCCCTCTACCTGCTGGGCCACGTCGCCCGCCCGGCGGTCGGCGTGCGCGCGGGCCGCTTCATCGGCCTCGACCGCCGTGAACCCGGCCGAGACCTCGCCCGCGGGGCGGCACTCGCCGCGCTCATCGGTATCCCCGGTCTCGGTCTGTACCTGCTCGCCAAGGCGCTCGGCGTCAACACCCAGGTCGCGGCGGCCA
This is a stretch of genomic DNA from Terracoccus luteus. It encodes these proteins:
- a CDS encoding helix-turn-helix transcriptional regulator; the encoded protein is MTSDHVDGLPGVPGVPGVPGVPGGAQGRDAGGRGPTRRVLRLLDLLQSRPVWSGTELAERLGVTTRSVRRDVDRLRDLGYPVNAAQGAGGGYQLGAGRRLPPLLLDDDEAVAVAVCLRLAAGGTVEGLGEAAVRTLAKLDQVLPGRLRGQVEAIHEATVTLDSTGPIVDSRTLLTLARAVRETEQVVFDYVGPRGEGERRVEPYRLVSTGRRWYLMAFDLDRDDWRTFRLDRVHGIRARGWRFRPREAPDAATFVRRSITQSGYDHVARVRIAAPRREVDERVPPSVGTVTADGPDHCVFEAGGNDLAGMALHIALLPWPFEVLSPPELREVVLAQGRRLLAAVGEG
- a CDS encoding DinB family protein, encoding MNSTTAIDVNDLLVEQVDWHWRTQLRPRLDGLTDDEYLWEPVAGMWSVHPRGHGRTELQGGSGDTTIDFAHPEPTPAPVTTIAWRIAHLVVGVLGMRVHGHFGGPPVDYLGFDYSPTAAGALAQLDEQYAAWLAGVRGWGEEGLREPCGPAEGPWAEHSRADLVAHINRELIHHGAELALLRDLYAHRTTETQEN
- a CDS encoding DinB family protein; its protein translation is MPFHVPPVADEREALIAFLDMQRDAFPAAAYGLTEEQIRLAPTAGALSIGGLVKHVTTCEREWADRIAAAPEAPTAPDASAEDQEQAWGDDFRVTDDDTLESLLAALAEVGERTRTLLRTADLDAPVPVPRDAPWFPQDVDAWSVRWVAMHVVEELARHAGHADIVRESIDGATLYELVAGRDGVPETPWLRPWRPREATAQD
- a CDS encoding CPBP family intramembrane glutamic endopeptidase, which encodes MTTTATVNVRGRVQRFVAALDTHERTAAPVADPRQRRGLRVETLIVLGVSLGSSAVYSVLQIIDKLTRAAPLSAQTTSMNNSQTPDRPWLDLAYQLVNIAMPLVPVLLALYLLGHVARPAVGVRAGRFIGLDRREPGRDLARGAALAALIGIPGLGLYLLAKALGVNTQVAAANLTAVWWAAPVLVLAAVGNAVLEEVVMVGYLLTRWRQTGWSWPLAIGLSAVIRGSYHLYQGFGGFVGNIAMGLILGVVFARTRRVMPLVVCHTLLDVVAFVGYTLLRANGVSL